A portion of the Cryptomeria japonica chromosome 5, Sugi_1.0, whole genome shotgun sequence genome contains these proteins:
- the LOC131054731 gene encoding wall-associated receptor kinase 2: MSFCIEMLRQVGGVMLISFYLATPAIAQCHPEWCGSQNLSYPFWIDNPSCGYPGFQVKCMEKENGNSSRGRGLFLSAVVNGKEAEFEILEINYTGSLIINSTSLKAMSCDNTKDTFLQFKLPADGPFTISSDNKFVVIGCNSTGSFTLDETDSNAGGSCKSACLNQYDPVYCNYYGCCEAGIPGNKRLINFTGGGISYKDFPGVCGFSTILDPPTWDILKVERGVFARGHYGLRLQWGIDLGNCSTAKGTANYSCATEAQCINSQTGDGHDCKCLPGYVGTGYSKGSGCKDVDECSQGDLNQCVEALQGGVCQNSPGSYNCSCAKGYRGDGFQNGTRCQPSSSNNSVIRYVTIGSVSSFVVVCLAASLFVWRLKKRHLKLVEAKYFQQLQQFIASRVGRESLKMFSAKELARASNNYSNEMVLGTGGFGTVFKGILLDGTLVAIKKSKQALNLKDDHEFLNEVAILSQINHRNIVKLLGCCIQTKFPLLVSEFVPNGTLFEHLHSKEGSLPWASRLQIAIETGEALAYLHSGASQPIFHRDVKSSNILLNKTFSPKVADFGISRLISVSNNTHLTTNIMGTRGYLDPEYFQTYQLTDKSDVFSFGVVLVELLTGLKPLSAERISEEWNLSTLFLNRVKDNNLREILDCKVLEEENLQQKEDMAMLARECLHLERRKRPSMKEVVEELVRIRGCSRKSKLYDGRDEIFEQTSISKEASQMSSDFRSYTFPSRGVSTSEEPFSAMIQMSSLV, encoded by the exons ATGTCGTTCTGTATAGAAATGCTTCGGCAGGTCGGTGGCGTAATGCTTATTTCTTTCTATTTGGCCACTCCTGCAATTGCACAATGTCATCCTGAATGGTGTGGATCGCAGAATTTGAGTTACCCATTTTGGATAGACAATCCGAGTTGTGGATACCCTGGTTTTCAGGTCAAGTGCATGGAGAAGGAGAATGGGAATTCGAGCCGAGGGCGCGGTCTATTTCTGAGCGCCGTTGTAAATGGCAAGGAGGCGGAGTTTGAGATCCTAGAGATCAATTATACAGGCTCTCTCATAATAAATTCCACTTCTCTAAAAGCCATGTCGTGTGATAACACAAAAGATACATTTCTGCAGTTCAAGTTACCGGCAGACGGCCCCTTCACCATTTCCTCCGATAATAAATTCGTGGTCATTGGTTGCAATTCAACAGGTTCTTTCACACTTGATGAAACGGACAGTAACGCAGGAGGTTCCTGTAAATCTGCATGTCTAAATCAATATGATCCCGTATACTGCAACTACTATGGGTGTTGTGAAGCTGGTATTCCAGGAAATAAAAGGCTCATAAATTTCACTGGTGGGGGTATTTCCTATAAGGACTTTCCGGGTGTGTGCGGGTTCTCCACTATTCTTGACCCACCTACATGGGACATACTGAAAGTCGAACGAGGCGTCTTTGCCAGGGGCCATTACGGCCTCCGCCTCCAGTGGGGCATCGACCTTGGGAACTGCTCGACGGCCAAAGGAACAGCCAATTACTCTTGCGCCACTGAAGCCCAATGTATAAATTCTCAAACAGGGGACGGCCACGATTGCAAATGTCTTCCGGGCTATGTAGGGACTGGTTATTCTAAAGGCAGCGGTTGCAAAG ATGTAGATGAATGCAGTCAAGGAGACTTGAATCAGTGCGTTGAAGCATTGCAGGGGGGTGTGTGCCAAAATTCGCCTGGCTCTTACAATTGTTCGTGTGCAAAGGGTTATAGAGGAGACGGCTTTCAAAACGGAACAAGATGCCAGCCATCGAGCTCAAATAACTCCGTCATTAGATATGTGACAATAG GATCTGTCTCctcttttgttgttgtttgtttagCAGCGTCTCTTTTCGTTTGGCGGCTTAAGAAACGCCACTTGAAACTTGTGGAGGCCAAGTATTTTCAGCAGCTGCAGCAATTCATCGCTTCTAGAGTGGGTAGAGAAAGCCTAAAAATGTTTTCTGCCAAAGAATTGGCAAGAGCTTCTAATAATTATTCAAATGAAATGGTGTTGGGAACTGGTGGCTTCGGAACTGTGTTCAAAGGCATTCTATTGGATGGTACCCTTGTGGCCATTAAAAAGTCCAAGCAAGCTTTAAATCTGAAGGATGACCATGAGTTTCTAAATGAGGTTGCAATTCTCTCCCAAATAAATCACAGAAACATAGTGAAATTGTTGGGTTGCTGCATCCAAACTAAATTCCCATTATTGGTATCAGAATTCGTTCCGAATGGAACGCTGTTTGAACATTTACACTCCAAAGAGGGATCTTTGCCTTGGGCGTCACGTTTGCAGATTGCTATCGAGACGGGCGAGGCCTTGGCATATCTCCACTCTGGAGCATCTCAACCCATTTTCCATCGGGATGTAAAATCGTCTAATATTCTCTTAAATAAGACATTTTCTCCCAAAGTTGCAGACTTCGGGATTTCCCGTCTCATCTCTGTTTCCAATAACACACATCTCACCACAAATATAATGGGCACAAGAGGTTATTTAGATCCTGAGTACTTTCAAACTTATCAGCTCACCGACAAAAGTGATGTATTCAGTTTTGGTGTTGTCCTGGTTGAGCTTCTAACAGGTCTGAAACCCCTGAGTGCAGAAAGGATCAGCGAGGAGTGGAATTTATCTACACTTTTTCTTAACAGAGTCAAGGACAACAACCTCAGGGAAATCTTAGATTGCAAAGTGTTGGAGGAAGAAAACCTGCAACAGAAGGAAGATATGGCGATGTTAGCAAGAGAATGCCTTCATTTGGAAAGGAGGAAGAGACCGTCGATGAAAGAGGTGGTGGAGGAACTTGTTCGGATAAGAGGTTGCTCAAGAAAGTCAAAGTTGTATGACGGTCGCGACGAAATATTTGAGCAGACTAGTATTTCGAAAGAAGCATCACAAATGTCAAGCGATTTCAGGAGTTACACTTTTCCATCTAGAGGAGTGAGTACCTCGGAGGAGCCCTTCTCTGCAATGATTCAGATGTCGAGCCTAGTCTGA
- the LOC131875728 gene encoding wall-associated receptor kinase-like 8, translated as MKIQSLPNQQTQKVLPTIPVAIKKSKSFSPEFINEIVILSHINHRNVVKLIGCCLRTQLPLLVYEFVPNGTLFQHLQSPEKHLPWERRGQIAIETAEGIAYMHREASQPMFHRDIKSSNILLDDTLTPKVADFGISRLRPPDEMHLSTIFTCGTPGYVDPEFVRSNQFTEKSDVYSFGVVLVELLTGLQPVLSREGEVYTLSSHLISTIDSGSLAEILDHRVVNMENQEQMEKMAKLAKACLHEEGRARPSMREVVDELIWIRVATKQATLLNRDVTLPVQKVGSTQETLEHCSGHILGETTSRDYHTSLPHIAIEDPSTSLIQMSNMHGR; from the coding sequence ATGAAGATACAGTCCCTACCGAATCAGCAAACACAGAAAGTTTTACCAACCATACCCGTGGCGATCAAAAAGTCAAAATCATTTTCCCCTGAGTTCATTAATGAAATTGTGATTTTATCCCACATAAATCACAGAAACGTAGTGAAATTGATTGGCTGTTGTCTCCGTACTCAACTTCCTTTGCTTGTCTACGAATTTGTGCCTAATGGAACACTCTTTCAGCATCTACAGTCTCCAGAGAAGCACTTGCCCTGGGAAAGAAGGGGGCAGATTGCCATAGAGACAGCAGAGGGAATAGCATACATGCATCGTGAAGCCTCTCAGCCCATGTTCCATCGTGACATAAAATCATCAAACATTCTCCTGGATGACACACTTACTCCAAAAGTGGCAGACTTTGGTATTTCTCGCCTGCGACCTCCCGATGAAATGCATCTCAGTACCATTTTTACTTGTGGAACTCCAGGTTATGTGGATCCCGAGTTCGTGAGAAGCAACCAGTTTACTGAAAAGAGCGATGTTTATAGCTTTGGTGTAGTTCTTGTGGAGCTTCTCACTGGTCTACAACCCGTCTTGTCTCGAGAAGGTGAGGTGTACACTTTAAGTAGTCATCTGATTTCTACAATTGATAGTGGTAGCTTAGCCGAAATCTTAGATCACAGAGTAGTAAATATGGAAAACCAAGAGCAGATGGAGAAAATGGCAAAGCTTGCTAAAGCATGTTTGCATGAGGAAGGAAGGGCAAGGCCGTCGATGAGAGAGGTAGTGGATGAGCTTATTTGGATAAGAGTAGCTACAAAACAGGCAACACTTTTAAATAGGGATGTGACTCTCCCTGTGCAAAAGGTTGGTTCTACACAGGAAACACTCGAGCATTGTAGCGGGCACATCCTGGGTGAGACTACTTCACGGGATTATCACACTTCTCTCCCCCATATTGCCATTGAGGACCCCTCTACTTCGTTGATTCAGATGTCAAATATGCATGGAAGATAA